A portion of the Trueperaceae bacterium genome contains these proteins:
- a CDS encoding heavy-metal-associated domain-containing protein produces MNKLIIEGMTCAHCQASVKNALEGVPGVTSAAVDLSAGSARVEGDADVQALIRAVEEEGYSARPAT; encoded by the coding sequence ATGAACAAGCTCATCATCGAAGGCATGACCTGCGCGCACTGCCAGGCGTCCGTCAAGAACGCACTCGAGGGCGTCCCCGGCGTCACCAGCGCCGCCGTCGACCTGAGCGCCGGCTCGGCGCGGGTCGAGGGCGACGCCGACGTCCAGGCGCTCATCCGCGCGGTCGAGGAGGAAGGCTACAGCGCGCGGCCCGCCACGTGA
- a CDS encoding metal-sensitive transcriptional regulator, which translates to MSSAAAGGAEATTTAEHLHLDPATREDVQLRLRSARGHLDGILRMLEDPDVYCVDILKQVKAVQGALARVSDAVLKSHIRDHVATASQRGDTEHIVTELMEALKYRT; encoded by the coding sequence GTGAGCTCGGCAGCCGCGGGCGGCGCCGAGGCGACCACCACCGCGGAGCACCTGCACCTCGACCCCGCCACGCGCGAAGATGTTCAGCTCCGCCTGAGGAGCGCCCGCGGCCACCTTGACGGCATCCTGCGCATGCTCGAGGATCCGGACGTCTACTGCGTCGACATCCTCAAGCAGGTCAAGGCCGTGCAGGGCGCGCTGGCGCGCGTCAGCGACGCCGTGCTCAAGTCGCACATCCGCGACCACGTCGCCACCGCCAGCCAGCGCGGCGACACCGAGCACATCGTCACGGAACTGAT